In Patagioenas fasciata isolate bPatFas1 chromosome 18, bPatFas1.hap1, whole genome shotgun sequence, a genomic segment contains:
- the LOC139829315 gene encoding uncharacterized protein, with amino-acid sequence MASHDLMKMLDTAIEIPHDGVLNLGALHKLLKAMIGQLGQHQVPVLEPGQSPTSCLGKDQDTKEQPGQEEEEDGAPGTGQQPQEPEEQLLRKDTLERTRSNAEITSMVKELTAKEEEQEICKTRAPLQDAAGQLSGLQDQLARDSDVEDSGGQSASAEPPELDVDTQHGENSARGPNGPETQPGTKISQGTPGMESLSLGIQAGSHRTPVTPENLGDVPSDQTRTSDASTTTTGPQPESLGTQVTTTGVEPGSPSTQATAPGMQTRSPGTKTTTLHTEPGVTGTQSTIPGMQPGSHSTQTIILGMQPGSPGTYVTTLEMEPGSPGTHATTPGMQSASPGTRATTPGMQPGSPGTHATTPGMQPGQATQQRRPY; translated from the exons ATGGCCTCACACGACCTCATGAAGATGCTGGACACTGCTATTGAGATACCCCATGATGGGGTTCTCAACTTAGGGGCACTGCACAAGCTGCTCAAGGCCAtgatcgggcagctgggccagcaccaAGTGCCTGTCTTGGAGCCAGGGCAAAGCCCGACTTCCTGCCTGGGCAAGGACCAGGACACCAAggaacagcctggccaggaggaggaggaagatggagCCCCGGGCACAGGGCAACAGCCCCAGGAGCCAGAGGAGCAGCTGCTCAGGAAGGACACGCTGGAGAGGACCAGGAGCAACGCTGAGATCACCTCCATGGTCAAGGAACTTACGGCAAAAGAAGAGGAACAAGAAATCTGCAAG ACCAGGGCTCCCCTCCAGGATGCTGCAGGACAGCTGTCAGGCCTCCAGGACCAGCTGGCACGGGACAGTGATGTG GAGGACAGTGGGGGCCAGTCTGCTTCTGCTGAGCCCCCCGAATTGGATGTAGACACCCAGCATGGGGAGAACTCAGCACGGGGTCCAAATGGACCTGAGACACAACCTGGGACAAAGATCAGCCAGGGAACTCCAGGGATGGAGTCTCTCTCCCTGGGGATACAAGCAGGGTCACACAGAACACCGGTGACTCCTGAGAACTTGGGTGATGTTCCCTCAGATCAGACGAGGACTTCTGATGCTAGCACCACCACCACAGGACCACAGCCAGAGTCCCTTGGCACCCAGGTCACCACCACAGGGGTGGAGCCTGGGTCCCCCAGCACCCAGGCCACTGCCCCGGGCATGCAGACAAGGTCCCCTGGCACCAAGACCACCACTCTGCACACAGAGCCAGGGGTCACCGGCACCCAAAGCACCATCCCAGGGATGCAGCCTGGGTCCCACAGCACCCAGACCATCATCCTGGGGATGCAGCCTGGGTCACCTGGCACTTATGTCACCACTCTTGAGATGGAGCCAGGGTCACCTGGCACTCATGCCACCACCCCAGGGATGCAGTCAGCATCACCTGGCACTCGTGCCACCACCCCAGGGATGCAGCCTGGGTCACCTGGCACTCATGCTACCACCCCAGGGATGCAGCCTGG GCAGGCCACCCAGCAGCGCAGACCATACTGA
- the QRICH2 gene encoding glutamine-rich protein 2 produces the protein MKQELKAEQQEMTKATLEQLVTKTSEQLQAEVPVQSGGQEQAGCPICNSDTKVQVAKLLQRYEKLQELVESFMSQQMVGKMMRQLLGRSKQDELLKCIQATITQLQGDYKQLSSVLRNLLDDHHQEQKAIEALSQALERLEKQKADKEELLLLGIDEKADKAALTDKVSCSQFEASVEQLNEMMEEVMSRVTRQEQGWHQFQRQLQRQMDSKLDRRELGPFRQHLEEQWKSLRGQLQEKVLQPERDDAAGIRKQLLADFHCLSCDRPLNMLAPGPEQTGECRYPTVPRSCGGPHTLTPPRFQPHLPSIPRQLPPIARRPNKKDVMMLCQDSISVGQQDGQLPVLGDQAGFPRDNPELSLRQRDSPDTESSLSQSGTPSSPEHQPALSQGPASALGHLSLAPGLLPPPQPHQNGSAP, from the exons ATGAAGCAGGAGCTGAAGGCAGAGCAGCAAGAGATGACCAAGGCAACGCTGGAGCAGTTGGTGACCAAGACGTccgagcagctgcaggcagag GTGCCGGTGCAGAGCggggggcaggagcaggcagggtgccCCATTTGCAACTCAGACACCAAGGTGCAGGTGGCAAAGCTCCTCCAGCGCTATGAGAAGCTCCAGGAGCTGGTGGAGTCCTTCATGTCACAACAGATGGTAGGCAAGATGATgaggcagctgctgggaaggAGCAAG CAGGACGAGCTGCTGAAGTGCATCCAGGCCACCATCACACAGCTACAAGGGGACTACAAGCAGCTCAGCTCTGTCCTCAGGAACCTCCTGGATGACCATCACCAGGAACAGAAAGCCATCGAG gctctgtcccaggccctggagaggctggagaagcagaaagcagacaaggaggagctgctgctgctgggaatcgatgag aaagcagacaaagccgccctgacTGACAAAGTCAGTTGCAGCCAGTTTGAGGCAAGTGTGGAGCAGCTGAATGAGATGATGGAGGAGGTGATGAGCCGGGTGACAcgccaggagcagggctggcaccAGTTCCAGCGACAGCTCCAAAGACAGATGGATtccaag ctggaccgccgggagctggggccGTTCCGGCAGCACCTGGAGGAGCAGTGGAAGAGTCTCAGGGGGCAGCTCCAGGAGAaggtgctgcagccagagcgtgacgatgctgctgggattaggaa gcagctgctggctgaTTTTCACTGCCTGTCCTGTGACCGGCCCCtcaacatgctggcgcctggacc GGAACAGACGGGCGAGTGCagataccccactgttccgcggagctgcgggggcccacacaccctcacccCCCCGCGCTTTCAGCCCcacctgcccagcatcccacGGCAGCTCCCGCCTATTGCCCGGCGCCCCAACAAG aaggacgtGATGATGTTGTGCCAGGACAGCATCAGTGTGGGCCAGCAGGatgggcagctgcctgtgctgggggACCAGGCAG GCTTCCCAAGGGACAACCCTGAGCTGTCCCTAAGGCAAAGGGACAGCCCAGACACTGAGTCCTCACTGAGCCAGTCAG gcaccccctcctcACCGGAGCACCAACCAGCCCTGTCCCAGGGACCAGCCTCGGCCCTCGGTCACCTCTCCCTAGCACCGGGGCTGctcccgcccccccagccccaccaaaaTGGATCAGCACCCTGA
- the UTS2R gene encoding urotensin-2 receptor → MSLTDELESHFSVTPYMVTDTSEGSLFRIGPNASTNATGNGVPDASSMEDMIAICTIGTILSLMCVIGVTGNVYTLLVMCHYLRSSASMYIYIINLALADLLYLLTIPFIVGTYFIQKWYFGDIGCRILFSLDFLTMHASIFTLTVMSTERYFAVLKPLDTVKRSKSYRKAIAVVIWLVSLLLTLPMLIMIQLVQRDNKSICLPTWSKTSYKVYLTILFGTSIVGPGVIIGYLYIRLAKIYWVSQTASFKQTKRLPNQKVLYLIFTIVLVFWACFLPFWIWQLLFQYYESLPLSPKVMKNINYLTTCLTYSNSCINPFLYTLLTKNYREYLKNRQRSLSSNSGYFQRRNRFQRISGRSLSTSSQHCTETYVLAHAPLGNSSA, encoded by the coding sequence ATGTCCCTCACCGATGAGCTGGAGAGCCACTTTTCCGTGACCCCCTACATGGTGACAGACACAAGTGAGGGCAGCCTGTTCAGAATCGGTCCCAATGCCTCCACCAATGCCACCGGGAATGGTGTTCCAGACGCCAGTTCCATGGAGGACATGATCGCCATCTGCACCATTGGGACGATCCTTTCTCTCATGTGCGTGATCGGGGTGACAGGCAACGTCTACACCTTGCTGGTGATGTGTCATTACTTGCGATCATCTGCCTCTATGTACATTTACATCATCAACCTGGCGCTGGCAGACCTGCTGTACCTTCTCACCATCCCCTTCATCGTTGGGACCTACTTCATTCAGAAATGGTACTTTGGGGACATTGGCTGTCGCATTCTGTTCAGTCTGGACTTCCTCACTATGCACGCCAGCATCTTCACCCTCACAGTCATGAGCACAGAACGTTACTTTGCTGTGCTGAAGCCCCTGGACACAGTGAAGAGGTCCAAGAGTTACCGAAAGGCCATCGCTGTTGTCATCTGGCTGGTATCGCTGCTGCTCACCCTCCCAATGCTCATCATGATCCAGCTGGTGCAAAGGGACAACAAAAGCATCTGCCTGCCCACTTGGAGCAAGACATCCTACAAAGTCTATCTCACCATCCTTTTTGGCACCAGTATTGTGGGCCCAGGGGTAATCATTGGCTACCTTTACATCCGATTAGCTAAGATTTACTGGGTGTCGCAAACAGCATCTTTCAAGCAGACCAAGCGGCTGCCAAATCAAAAGGTACTCTATTTAATCTTCACAATAGTGCTGGTGTTCTGGGCTTGCTTCTTGCCTTTCTGGATATGGCAGCTCCTCTTCCAGTATTATGAATCCTTACCCTTATCTCCCAAGGTGATGAAGAACATTAATTATCTGACAACCTGTCTGACCTACAGCAACAGCTGTATCAACCCTTTTCTCTACACCCTGCTCACCAAAAACTACCGGGAGTACCTGAAGAACAGACAGCGGTCCCTTAGCAGCAACAGCGGGTACTTCCAACGGAGGAATCGTTTTCAGAGGATTTCAGGGAGATCCCTGTCCACGAGCAGTCAGCACTGCACAGAGACATACGTTCTTGCTCATGCTCCTTTGGGAAACAGCAGTGCCTGA